One genomic region from Bradyrhizobium icense encodes:
- a CDS encoding YciI family protein: MLYAMLAYHVEAEVTSWTPEEDAALMSELLAVHERLNAKKVLGPAARLGSTAEARTLRGPGAGMVIDGPFAETKEQLLGLYVLNCANEQEAIAIARDLRRANPSAVYEIRPIRLYLPGEALPETAQEGDKG; this comes from the coding sequence ATGCTCTACGCCATGCTGGCCTATCACGTCGAAGCCGAGGTCACATCCTGGACCCCGGAGGAAGACGCGGCCCTGATGAGCGAACTGCTGGCCGTGCACGAGCGGCTCAACGCAAAGAAGGTGCTCGGGCCGGCGGCGCGGCTGGGCAGCACGGCGGAAGCCCGCACCCTGCGCGGACCGGGCGCGGGAATGGTCATCGACGGGCCGTTTGCCGAGACCAAGGAGCAGTTGCTGGGTCTGTACGTGTTGAATTGCGCCAACGAGCAGGAAGCGATCGCGATTGCCCGCGACCTCCGGCGCGCCAATCCGTCCGCCGTCTACGAAATCCGCCCGATCAGGCTTTATCTTCCCGGCGAAGCATTGCCGGAAACCGCGCAAGAAGGCGACAAAGGCTGA
- a CDS encoding YbaN family protein: protein MRIIYFSLGWVMVALGVIGLVMPLMPGVVFLIVAAGCFARSSPRFEAWLLDHPTLGKPLRDWRAAGAIPRSAKVMACVGMTIGFVVFWYSVDPSLPLAVGVAIMFLACAAYVVSRPAMADENGI, encoded by the coding sequence ATGCGCATCATCTACTTCAGCCTCGGTTGGGTGATGGTTGCGCTCGGCGTGATCGGCCTGGTGATGCCGCTGATGCCGGGGGTGGTTTTCCTGATCGTTGCAGCCGGCTGTTTTGCGCGCTCGTCGCCGCGGTTCGAGGCATGGCTGCTGGATCATCCGACACTTGGCAAACCGCTGAGGGATTGGCGCGCTGCCGGGGCCATTCCGCGGTCGGCCAAGGTCATGGCTTGCGTGGGAATGACGATCGGGTTTGTCGTGTTCTGGTACAGCGTCGACCCGTCATTGCCGCTTGCCGTAGGGGTGGCGATCATGTTCCTTGCCTGCGCCGCCTACGTCGTATCACGGCCGGCGATGGCCGATGAGAACGGCATCTAG
- a CDS encoding Crp/Fnr family transcriptional regulator gives MPHSNNRILSRASPVDLEDLRPHLRIVEMQRGKVVAESRAHVNQVYFPHSGILSCVVELEDGWAIESGMIGNDGAFGAAQAIDSKASLHKVVVQVSGLASVVDAEHLKAVALSSPDLLALLIKYEQFLLGQVQQTTACNAVHSVEQRTCKWLVRMCDLVGTELPVTQEFLAQMMGVRRTSVTGVASQLQKEGLISYSRGKLSILDQDLLQRRACECHRTVRELYATEFDDGERAVFPARECTSP, from the coding sequence ATGCCTCATTCAAATAATCGTATTCTGTCCCGGGCAAGCCCTGTCGATCTCGAAGACCTAAGGCCGCATCTTCGCATTGTGGAAATGCAACGTGGCAAGGTCGTTGCGGAGAGCCGCGCGCACGTCAATCAGGTGTACTTCCCGCATAGCGGCATACTTTCATGCGTTGTTGAACTGGAAGATGGTTGGGCGATCGAAAGCGGCATGATCGGAAACGATGGTGCATTCGGGGCTGCCCAGGCGATCGATAGCAAGGCGTCGCTGCATAAAGTGGTGGTCCAGGTATCCGGCCTCGCGAGCGTCGTGGATGCGGAGCACCTCAAAGCTGTTGCCCTGTCTTCTCCTGACCTGCTCGCGCTGCTCATCAAGTACGAACAATTCCTCCTCGGACAGGTGCAGCAGACGACTGCCTGCAACGCGGTTCACAGCGTCGAACAGCGGACGTGCAAGTGGTTGGTCAGGATGTGCGATCTGGTGGGCACCGAACTGCCGGTGACGCAGGAATTTTTGGCGCAGATGATGGGTGTGAGGCGAACCAGCGTCACCGGCGTTGCCAGCCAACTGCAAAAAGAGGGGCTGATCTCGTACAGCAGGGGCAAGCTAAGCATCCTGGACCAGGATCTCCTGCAGCGGCGCGCGTGCGAGTGCCACCGAACTGTTCGGGAGCTGTATGCTACGGAGTTCGATGACGGCGAACGCGCCGTGTTTCCGGCCCGTGAGTGCACCTCTCCTTGA
- the rlmB gene encoding 23S rRNA (guanosine(2251)-2'-O)-methyltransferase RlmB encodes MSDRDRKPPFRRGGGKPFEKGRKFARPPGRRDRDLSPDGPVILYGWHTVSAALANPERRIRKLFLTENAARRLADEKIDTRVAPEIVRPNAIDQRLGPDAVHQGLLAEADPLPSPDIDTLPQEGIVLVLDQITDPHNVGAIMRSAAAFAVKAIVTTARHSPEATGVLAKSASGALELVPLVTVQNLARALTELNDRDFLTVGLDSEGTEDLAAVPLQQPLALVLGAEGKGLRQLTRETCRAVARLDMPGEIKSLNVSNAAVLALYIGASRLGLMK; translated from the coding sequence ATGAGCGATCGCGACCGAAAACCGCCGTTCCGCCGTGGCGGCGGCAAACCCTTCGAAAAAGGGCGGAAATTCGCCCGTCCGCCGGGCCGGCGCGACCGGGACTTAAGCCCCGACGGGCCGGTGATTCTCTATGGCTGGCACACGGTCTCGGCTGCACTAGCCAACCCGGAACGACGGATCCGAAAGCTGTTCCTGACCGAAAACGCCGCCCGGCGGCTGGCGGACGAGAAGATCGATACCCGCGTTGCCCCGGAAATCGTCCGGCCGAACGCGATCGACCAGCGGCTCGGCCCCGACGCGGTGCACCAGGGGCTGTTGGCCGAGGCCGATCCCCTGCCCTCGCCCGATATCGATACGCTGCCGCAGGAAGGCATCGTGCTGGTGCTCGACCAGATCACCGATCCGCACAATGTCGGCGCGATCATGCGCTCGGCGGCGGCCTTTGCGGTGAAAGCGATCGTCACCACCGCCCGCCACAGCCCGGAGGCCACCGGCGTGCTGGCAAAATCCGCCTCCGGTGCGCTGGAACTGGTGCCGCTGGTGACGGTGCAAAATCTCGCCCGGGCGCTCACCGAACTGAACGACCGCGACTTCCTGACGGTCGGGCTCGACAGCGAGGGGACCGAGGACCTTGCCGCCGTGCCTTTGCAGCAGCCGCTGGCGCTGGTGCTGGGCGCCGAGGGCAAGGGCCTGCGGCAACTGACCCGCGAGACCTGCCGCGCGGTGGCGCGGCTCGACATGCCCGGCGAGATCAAGAGCCTCAACGTCTCGAACGCCGCGGTGCTCGCGCTCTACATCGGCGCGAGCCGGCTCGGACTGATGAAATGA
- a CDS encoding ABC transporter substrate-binding protein, with product MQTRVRTLIALVLALVLALTSLSAITERVREPGVTDTEIRIGNVMPYSGSLQAFGAIGKAEAAYFEMINERGGINGRKVRFISYDDKSDPSTALDLTRGLIEKDDVLLMFGSFGTPGNFAVRTYLNERQVPQLFVASGDDHLSDPSLFPWTMGWQPSIREEGRIYANYIQAFYPGKRIVALWQNDHFGRELFKGLEDGLGDVARMIRVDIAYDIADEHLDTHVSILKRSGAEIFVFAGAPANAAKVARVAADLNWHPVFILNHMASSIATAQPAGPANALGVITAAFLKDANDPAWKDEQGTKDWQAFVEKYNRAGGKDDSAAVFGYAAAETLAQVLKQCGNDLSRENVMKQAAALQDYQGSMLLPGIKISTGPGNFRPIKHLRLIQFDGRTWQPIGDVLETAFSNAQK from the coding sequence ATGCAAACCAGGGTCCGAACGCTGATCGCTCTTGTCTTGGCACTTGTCTTGGCACTTACGTCATTGAGCGCAATCACCGAGCGGGTGCGCGAACCAGGCGTAACCGACACTGAAATTCGCATCGGAAACGTTATGCCCTATAGCGGGAGTTTGCAGGCCTTCGGAGCGATTGGCAAAGCCGAGGCGGCGTATTTCGAGATGATCAACGAGCGCGGCGGGATCAACGGCCGTAAGGTACGCTTTATCTCATACGATGACAAATCCGATCCGTCGACCGCGCTTGACCTTACGCGCGGTCTTATCGAGAAGGACGACGTCCTCTTGATGTTCGGTTCGTTCGGAACGCCGGGGAATTTTGCCGTTCGCACCTACTTGAACGAAAGGCAAGTTCCTCAACTCTTCGTCGCCTCCGGAGACGATCATCTGAGCGATCCATCGTTGTTTCCGTGGACGATGGGCTGGCAGCCCTCCATTCGGGAAGAGGGGCGCATCTACGCCAACTACATACAAGCGTTCTACCCCGGAAAAAGGATCGTAGCTCTTTGGCAGAACGATCATTTCGGTCGAGAACTGTTCAAGGGGTTGGAAGACGGGCTCGGTGACGTCGCCCGGATGATCAGGGTCGACATCGCCTACGATATTGCAGATGAGCATCTGGACACGCACGTATCGATCCTGAAGCGATCAGGAGCTGAAATTTTTGTATTTGCAGGGGCACCTGCAAATGCAGCGAAAGTCGCCCGCGTAGCGGCGGATCTCAATTGGCATCCGGTGTTCATCTTGAACCATATGGCTTCGTCGATCGCGACGGCGCAGCCCGCCGGTCCGGCAAACGCCTTGGGCGTCATTACAGCCGCCTTCCTGAAGGATGCAAATGATCCGGCCTGGAAGGACGAACAAGGCACTAAGGACTGGCAGGCATTTGTTGAGAAATATAATCGGGCCGGAGGCAAGGATGACAGTGCCGCCGTCTTCGGCTATGCTGCCGCCGAGACATTGGCCCAAGTGCTCAAACAATGCGGCAACGACCTGTCTCGCGAGAACGTCATGAAGCAGGCAGCAGCGCTTCAAGACTATCAAGGCTCAATGTTGCTACCTGGGATTAAAATCAGTACTGGACCTGGGAACTTTCGGCCGATCAAACACCTGCGACTAATTCAATTCGACGGCCGCACGTGGCAGCCGATTGGCGACGTGCTCGAAACGGCCTTCTCCAACGCCCAAAAGTAG